Proteins encoded in a region of the Spirochaetota bacterium genome:
- a CDS encoding glycosyltransferase family 2 protein codes for MTVTIVIPVYNEEKTLEELVSHVRAAKMPAKKEIILVDDCSRDNTRQVIEKRLKGKVQKVVYHEVNQGKGAALRSGFAAATGDIVIVQDADLEYDPREIAKVLAPIVDGRADVVYGSRFIGSEAHRVLYYWHAVGNKMLTMASNMFSNLNLTDMETCYKAFRRDILKRITIQENRFGFEPEITAKVAKLNARIYEVGISYSGRTYEEGKKIGLKDAFRALYCIIRYNVFG; via the coding sequence ATGACCGTCACTATCGTGATCCCTGTCTACAACGAAGAGAAAACGCTTGAGGAGCTCGTGTCGCATGTCCGCGCTGCGAAGATGCCGGCGAAAAAGGAGATAATCCTCGTCGATGACTGTTCACGCGATAATACCCGGCAGGTCATTGAGAAACGGCTGAAAGGCAAAGTGCAGAAAGTAGTGTACCATGAGGTGAATCAAGGCAAGGGCGCCGCGCTTCGGAGCGGGTTCGCTGCGGCGACAGGGGATATCGTCATCGTGCAGGACGCCGACCTTGAATATGACCCCAGGGAAATAGCGAAAGTGCTCGCCCCCATCGTCGACGGCCGTGCGGATGTCGTGTACGGCTCCCGTTTCATCGGCTCGGAAGCGCATCGTGTCCTCTACTACTGGCACGCCGTCGGGAACAAGATGCTCACCATGGCCTCGAATATGTTCTCCAATCTGAACCTTACCGATATGGAGACATGCTACAAGGCGTTCCGCCGCGATATACTCAAGCGCATTACGATACAGGAAAATCGGTTCGGGTTCGAGCCGGAGATAACGGCGAAGGTGGCGAAGCTCAATGCGCGCATCTATGAAGTGGGGATATCCTACAGCGGAAGGACGTACGAAGAAGGGAAGAAGATCGGATTAAAGGATGCGTTCAGGGCCCTGTACTGCATCATCCGGTATAACGTCTTCGGCTAA
- a CDS encoding transglycosylase domain-containing protein — translation MMDRGRFFSIVKRVLVPVILVAFAAVVIYAIYFTYLVLTVRGEWESRKDEALSSIAEYHRLIVQAAADKRSFNPDDPFSEIPPTRIYDRNNIVIGEYLPPNAEIVYLDEINPLLIQALTIMEDQRFYQHKGINVMRVIYLAVKNALTFRISGGGSTITQQLAKNRLTRSERTFKRKVYELFATIEIEKNYAKEDILAMYVNTVYLGEGNYGFDAASRYYFQKPLRQCRLVEYAILVGMLPNPRAFSPVNNPPRARKKVAQILARMRSHKLIDMQAAAGELTYFDEHYGEKMASSVRGSQWNMSINLAPYAAEKVRQIIETYFPREEMISSGMKIYTTFDYHETAAAERALRATLAGLTSGTNRYEGAVVSMVPHTGAVRVLIGGSGYFIENELNRATSARRQIGSLIKPFIYAAAFDASLLPSSTMVDKAYSYPIDGGRKWTPKNYDGTHAGEITLEKALTRSVNTVAVQLTKQLGISSVIDPIKRIIPGVAVPNNLSLALGTLELTPMEAAVAYSVFATYGRSPTPYYIEKILDRGNAPIEIDALRRADARDTGAYGQAAFYLVNRTLTGVTREGGTGYYAAKAAGFTATVSSKSGTTSDAKDAWFAVYTPALVSVAWIGNDGGQPLPAGTTGGGAAAPVLFNYLGQFIQSTNEWHRPISVEEVFLCRDSGLFTNGFCTNVNVIEMLRIEKKYCTNMHGYDARTNAVGTDTSTNSNP, via the coding sequence ATGATGGACCGCGGACGGTTCTTCAGCATCGTAAAGCGCGTACTCGTCCCTGTCATACTTGTCGCATTCGCCGCCGTCGTCATCTACGCGATCTATTTCACCTATCTGGTGCTCACCGTACGCGGGGAATGGGAATCCCGAAAGGATGAAGCGCTCTCGAGCATAGCAGAATATCATCGCCTTATCGTGCAGGCGGCCGCTGATAAGCGCTCGTTCAATCCCGACGACCCCTTCAGCGAAATACCGCCGACGCGCATCTATGACCGCAACAATATCGTTATCGGCGAATATCTCCCGCCCAATGCCGAGATAGTATACCTCGACGAGATAAATCCCCTCCTCATCCAGGCGCTCACCATCATGGAAGACCAGCGTTTCTATCAGCATAAAGGCATCAATGTCATGCGCGTCATTTACCTCGCCGTCAAGAACGCGCTCACGTTCAGGATATCCGGCGGCGGCAGCACGATAACCCAGCAGCTCGCGAAGAACCGGCTCACGCGCTCCGAGCGGACGTTCAAGCGCAAGGTGTATGAACTTTTCGCCACCATAGAGATAGAAAAGAACTATGCGAAAGAAGATATCCTTGCCATGTACGTGAACACCGTCTATCTCGGCGAGGGCAATTACGGGTTCGATGCTGCGAGCAGATACTACTTCCAGAAGCCGCTCCGGCAATGCCGTCTCGTGGAATACGCCATTCTCGTCGGCATGCTCCCCAATCCGCGCGCGTTCTCGCCGGTGAACAACCCCCCGCGCGCGCGGAAAAAAGTGGCGCAGATACTCGCGCGTATGCGCTCGCACAAGCTCATCGACATGCAGGCGGCGGCGGGCGAGCTCACCTATTTCGACGAACACTACGGCGAAAAAATGGCCTCCTCGGTACGCGGCTCGCAGTGGAACATGAGCATCAATCTTGCGCCCTATGCAGCGGAGAAGGTCCGTCAGATCATCGAGACGTATTTCCCGCGCGAGGAGATGATCTCCTCCGGCATGAAGATATACACCACCTTCGATTATCATGAAACGGCGGCGGCGGAGCGTGCGCTCAGGGCAACGCTCGCCGGGCTCACCTCCGGGACGAACCGCTACGAAGGCGCCGTGGTGAGCATGGTCCCGCATACGGGCGCGGTGCGTGTGCTCATCGGCGGGAGCGGCTATTTCATCGAGAACGAATTGAACCGCGCGACGTCCGCCCGACGGCAGATCGGTTCGCTCATAAAGCCGTTCATCTATGCAGCGGCATTCGACGCATCGCTTCTCCCCTCGAGCACCATGGTCGACAAGGCGTACTCCTATCCCATCGACGGCGGCAGGAAGTGGACACCGAAGAATTACGACGGCACGCATGCCGGCGAGATAACGCTCGAGAAGGCGCTTACGCGTTCGGTCAACACCGTGGCAGTGCAGCTCACTAAGCAGCTCGGCATATCGTCGGTCATCGATCCGATAAAGCGCATCATCCCCGGTGTTGCCGTGCCCAACAATCTCTCGCTCGCGCTCGGCACATTGGAATTGACCCCCATGGAAGCGGCCGTCGCCTACAGCGTGTTCGCCACGTACGGCCGCTCGCCGACACCGTACTACATCGAAAAGATACTCGACCGGGGAAATGCTCCCATCGAGATCGATGCGCTTCGCCGTGCGGACGCCCGCGATACCGGCGCCTACGGTCAGGCGGCGTTCTATCTCGTCAATAGAACGCTCACCGGCGTCACGCGCGAAGGCGGCACCGGCTATTACGCGGCGAAAGCAGCAGGCTTCACCGCAACGGTCTCATCGAAAAGCGGCACGACATCGGACGCGAAGGACGCCTGGTTCGCTGTGTACACACCGGCGCTCGTATCGGTGGCATGGATTGGCAATGACGGCGGGCAGCCGCTCCCCGCCGGCACTACCGGGGGCGGTGCGGCGGCACCGGTGCTGTTCAATTATCTCGGTCAATTCATACAGTCGACGAACGAGTGGCATCGCCCGATAAGTGTCGAAGAGGTATTCCTCTGCCGCGATTCCGGTCTCTTCACGAACGGCTTCTGCACGAACGTGAACGTCATCGAAATGCTTCGCATAGAAAAGAAGTACTGCACGAACATGCATGGATACGATGCGCGGACGAATGCCGTTGGAACGGATACAAGTACGAATTCGAACCCTTAG
- a CDS encoding flagellar biosynthetic protein FliO, translated as MHKAALLLLAAVIVCSVPAHAAKASVATNVQATNTAADTPLFLTDLERERSPGVSGYFWMVVRALVTIAIFIGVLYFIFLYLKRRSNQLGHFNTLVKVLGLTLVAPNRYVCVIEVAEEIFLLGVSEHNVSIIKEITEKHAKDAIRMQSSLNPLPGESVPGTPFSEVIATVMEAFKVKRADKKPVDFVNNIRDRIRTLGPKKDE; from the coding sequence ATGCATAAAGCCGCACTGTTACTCCTCGCCGCCGTCATCGTCTGCTCCGTACCGGCACACGCTGCAAAAGCGTCTGTTGCGACGAACGTACAGGCGACGAACACCGCGGCGGACACCCCGCTCTTCCTTACCGATCTCGAACGTGAGCGCTCCCCCGGGGTTTCGGGTTATTTCTGGATGGTCGTGCGTGCGCTCGTTACGATAGCGATATTCATCGGCGTACTCTATTTCATTTTTCTGTATCTGAAACGCCGATCGAACCAGCTCGGTCATTTCAATACGCTCGTCAAGGTTCTCGGGCTTACCCTTGTTGCGCCCAACCGCTATGTCTGTGTCATCGAGGTGGCCGAGGAGATATTCCTGCTCGGTGTCAGCGAGCACAATGTCAGCATCATCAAGGAGATAACCGAAAAGCACGCGAAGGACGCAATACGCATGCAATCGTCGCTCAATCCGCTCCCCGGCGAGAGCGTTCCCGGCACGCCGTTCTCCGAGGTCATCGCCACGGTCATGGAAGCGTTCAAGGTAAAACGTGCCGATAAAAAACCCGTCGATTTCGTCAACAATATACGCGACCGCATTCGCACCCTCGGCCCGAAAAAAGATGAGTGA
- a CDS encoding GxxExxY protein: MNHNEISGIIIQKATTIHQSLGPGLLESVYKNILIHELLACGLHAEPEVMIPVNYGGKVFEFGFRADIIVENKIIIEVKSVENVQAMHMKQLLTYLKLTKLRLGLLLNFNTVLLKDGIIRIVNGL; this comes from the coding sequence ATGAATCACAACGAAATATCAGGAATAATCATTCAGAAGGCTACCACAATCCATCAATCGCTTGGCCCCGGGCTGCTAGAATCCGTTTATAAAAACATTCTCATCCATGAGTTGCTTGCCTGCGGCTTACACGCCGAGCCGGAAGTCATGATTCCCGTAAACTACGGCGGCAAAGTGTTCGAGTTCGGCTTCCGCGCAGACATTATCGTAGAAAATAAAATCATCATAGAAGTTAAGTCTGTAGAGAACGTACAGGCAATGCATATGAAACAGCTGCTCACATATCTCAAGCTGACCAAACTTAGACTCGGCCTGCTCCTTAACTTCAACACCGTTCTTCTCAAAGACGGCATAATCCGCATTGTAAACGGTCTGTAA